The proteins below are encoded in one region of Paralysiella testudinis:
- the nadS gene encoding NadS family protein — MDDKLFADLLASAQEMVQIEKGVQQPAAIRTYERPDTKAIRRNLNMKQDEFAQAIGVSTSLVQSWEQHRRYPDGAPLKLLRLLEKEPEFIRQLQAV, encoded by the coding sequence ATGGACGATAAATTATTTGCCGATTTGCTCGCATCCGCACAAGAGATGGTGCAAATTGAAAAAGGTGTGCAACAACCGGCAGCCATACGCACTTACGAGCGCCCCGACACCAAGGCCATCCGCCGCAATCTGAATATGAAGCAAGACGAATTCGCCCAAGCCATCGGCGTCAGCACTTCTTTGGTGCAATCATGGGAACAACACCGGCGCTATCCCGACGGCGCCCCGTTAAAGCTTTTGCGTCTACTGGAAAAAGAGCCTGAATTTATCCGGCAGTTACAGGCCGTATAA
- a CDS encoding peptidylprolyl isomerase produces MTKPLHTLLLAAVLGSSMLAAHAEPRALIDTNMGKITVALNQQQAPQSVANFIDYANKGFYNGTVFHRVINGFMIQGGGFSADMKQKDTGKAITNEADNGLKNQKYTLAMARSAQPHSATSQFFINVADNAFLNHQNKTNQGWGYAVFGKVIDGTAVVDNIAKVPTTRRGYHENVPQKPVVINKITILN; encoded by the coding sequence ATGACCAAACCCCTACACACTCTCTTGCTCGCCGCCGTCCTTGGCAGCAGCATGCTCGCCGCCCACGCCGAACCGCGCGCCCTTATCGACACCAATATGGGCAAAATCACAGTGGCGCTCAACCAGCAACAAGCCCCGCAAAGCGTGGCCAATTTTATCGACTACGCCAATAAAGGCTTTTACAACGGCACCGTATTTCACCGCGTGATCAACGGCTTTATGATTCAAGGCGGCGGCTTCAGCGCCGATATGAAACAAAAAGACACCGGCAAAGCCATCACCAACGAAGCCGACAACGGCCTTAAAAACCAAAAATACACCCTGGCTATGGCGCGCAGCGCCCAGCCGCATTCAGCCACCAGCCAGTTTTTTATCAACGTGGCCGATAACGCCTTTTTAAACCACCAAAACAAAACCAACCAAGGCTGGGGCTACGCCGTATTCGGCAAAGTGATCGACGGCACCGCCGTGGTCGACAACATCGCCAAAGTGCCCACCACCCGCCGCGGCTATCATGAAAACGTACCGCAAAAACCAGTGGTGATTAACAAAATCACCATTCTAAACTAA
- the smpB gene encoding SsrA-binding protein SmpB has protein sequence MSIINNKKAFHDYYIEEQIQAGLVLEGWEVKAIRAGRVQLKEAYIHWKRGAFYLVGCHITALATASTHVKPDPVRQRKLLLKQSEINKLIGKVERSGYTLVPLNLHYHHGMVKMDMGLAKGKKQHDKRQSSKEKDWQREKQRIIKQTR, from the coding sequence ATGAGCATCATCAACAATAAAAAAGCCTTTCACGATTACTATATTGAAGAGCAAATTCAGGCCGGGCTGGTGCTGGAAGGCTGGGAAGTGAAGGCCATCCGCGCCGGGCGCGTACAATTAAAAGAAGCCTATATCCACTGGAAACGCGGCGCTTTTTATCTGGTGGGCTGCCACATCACCGCGCTGGCCACCGCTTCCACCCATGTTAAGCCCGACCCGGTGCGCCAACGCAAACTGCTGTTAAAGCAATCGGAAATCAACAAGTTAATCGGCAAAGTGGAACGCAGCGGCTACACCTTGGTGCCGCTCAACCTGCACTACCACCACGGCATGGTTAAAATGGACATGGGTTTGGCCAAAGGCAAAAAACAGCATGACAAACGCCAAAGCAGCAAAGAAAAAGACTGGCAGCGCGAAAAGCAGCGCATCATCAAGCAAACCCGTTAA
- the bioF gene encoding 8-amino-7-oxononanoate synthase yields the protein MSWQHTIEQALQQQHARQGWRMRTVHAAADRLPYLLINGQNQLNFAGNDYLGLSRHEAVIQAWQHGLSRYGAGSGASGHVVGYTEVHEALEAHLAQWLGYERALLFNSGYAANQALVQALARKDSVLLMDKLCHASLQEAAAQSDALVRRYGHCRHDVLARHLAQHGARNTLVATEGVFSMDGDQPDLLELRRLCDEHGAWLLVDDAHGIGVCGPEGRGSAAAAGIQADILVVTFGKAVGVAGAAVLCRHSTAEYLLQFARHLIYSTAMPPAQALALHEALHQVAKADAARAQLQANIHDFRQRFVSGSLGLLPSHTPIQPLLCGDNDAVLAAAAALQAQGLWVGAIRPPTVPIGQGRLRITLSAMHQSEHISALLAALEHIA from the coding sequence GCCGTATCTGCTGATCAACGGCCAAAACCAGCTTAATTTTGCCGGCAACGACTATCTGGGCTTAAGCCGCCACGAAGCGGTGATTCAGGCGTGGCAGCATGGTTTGTCGCGCTATGGCGCTGGCAGCGGCGCTTCCGGCCATGTGGTGGGCTATACAGAAGTGCACGAAGCGCTGGAAGCCCATTTGGCTCAATGGCTGGGCTACGAACGCGCCTTGCTGTTCAACAGCGGCTATGCCGCCAATCAGGCATTGGTGCAAGCGTTGGCACGCAAAGACAGCGTGCTGCTGATGGACAAACTGTGCCATGCCTCCTTGCAAGAAGCCGCCGCACAATCGGATGCGCTGGTGCGCCGCTACGGCCACTGCCGCCACGATGTGTTGGCACGCCATTTGGCGCAACACGGCGCGCGCAACACCTTGGTGGCCACCGAAGGCGTGTTCAGCATGGATGGCGACCAGCCTGATTTGCTTGAACTGCGCCGCTTATGCGATGAGCACGGCGCTTGGCTGCTGGTGGACGACGCCCACGGCATCGGCGTGTGCGGCCCCGAAGGCCGGGGCAGTGCCGCCGCAGCGGGCATACAGGCCGATATTTTGGTGGTTACCTTTGGCAAAGCGGTGGGCGTGGCCGGTGCGGCGGTGTTGTGTCGCCACAGCACCGCCGAATATCTGCTGCAATTTGCCCGCCATCTGATTTACAGCACCGCCATGCCGCCCGCGCAAGCATTGGCCTTGCACGAAGCCCTGCATCAAGTGGCCAAAGCCGATGCGGCACGGGCGCAATTGCAGGCCAATATCCACGATTTCCGCCAGCGTTTTGTTTCAGGCAGCCTTGGTTTGCTGCCGTCGCATACGCCGATTCAGCCTTTGTTGTGCGGCGATAACGATGCGGTTTTGGCTGCCGCCGCCGCTTTGCAGGCGCAAGGCTTGTGGGTAGGCGCCATCCGCCCGCCCACAGTGCCCATCGGCCAAGGGCGTTTGCGCATCACCTTAAGTGCCATGCACCAAAGCGAACACATCAGCGCCTTGCTGGCAGCGCTTGAGCACATTGCTTAA
- a CDS encoding transposase yields the protein MDGAGWHQDVSELKNISILKLPPYSPELNPIERIWRQLKQTSLSNRCYKGYGQIVEAGCAAWNALVAEKDKLCSLVACEWALL from the coding sequence ATGGACGGTGCGGGTTGGCATCAGGATGTCAGCGAACTGAAAAACATATCGATATTGAAACTGCCGCCGTATTCACCGGAATTAAACCCTATAGAACGGATATGGCGGCAGCTGAAGCAAACCTCTTTATCCAACCGTTGCTATAAGGGCTATGGGCAGATTGTAGAGGCTGGCTGTGCTGCGTGGAATGCGTTGGTTGCAGAAAAAGACAAGCTCTGTTCGCTGGTGGCTTGTGAATGGGCTTTATTATAG
- a CDS encoding peptidylprolyl isomerase yields the protein MIKLHTNFGIIGIELDHEKAPKTAANFEQYVRDGFYDGTIFHRVIDGFMIQGGGFDADMKQKDTRDTIENEANNGLKNNQYTVAMARTMQPHSASAQFFINVKDNDFLNHTKPDLHGWGYAVFGKVVEGTDVVDEIKKVKTGNKAGHQDVPVDTVVINKAEVV from the coding sequence ATGATCAAATTGCACACCAACTTCGGCATTATCGGCATCGAGCTGGACCACGAAAAAGCCCCCAAAACCGCCGCCAACTTCGAGCAATACGTGCGCGACGGCTTTTACGACGGCACCATCTTCCACCGCGTTATCGACGGCTTTATGATTCAAGGCGGCGGCTTCGATGCCGATATGAAACAAAAAGACACCCGCGACACCATTGAAAATGAAGCCAACAACGGCCTTAAAAACAATCAATACACCGTGGCCATGGCACGCACCATGCAGCCGCATTCGGCCAGCGCCCAGTTCTTTATCAACGTGAAAGACAACGACTTCCTCAACCACACCAAACCGGATCTGCACGGCTGGGGCTATGCCGTATTCGGCAAAGTGGTGGAAGGCACCGACGTGGTGGATGAAATCAAAAAAGTCAAAACCGGCAACAAAGCCGGCCACCAAGACGTGCCGGTGGACACCGTAGTCATCAACAAAGCCGAAGTGGTTTAA
- the bioC gene encoding malonyl-ACP O-methyltransferase BioC has protein sequence MFAAQADIARRFSQAAAGYDQAATIQRLTRAHLYAFNACAAHGQIVADIGSGSGVAATHWQQQGAQVLALDVASGMLQHSRHLGRGHAWIGADAQALPLADASVDICFSNLALQWCANQAQAWREIFRVLKPGGTALVSSLADGSMQPLRAAWAAADHQPHSHHFVAQADLQTAVAALPWQSLHSEAHTETLYFPDLKTLLQSLRQVGANHVAARSQGLTGKQKWRLFAEAYAQYGDEQGRLPLDYRVVYWCARK, from the coding sequence ATGTTTGCAGCCCAAGCCGATATTGCCCGTCGCTTCAGCCAAGCCGCCGCCGGCTACGACCAAGCCGCCACCATCCAGCGGCTCACCCGTGCGCATCTGTATGCTTTTAACGCCTGCGCCGCTCACGGCCAAATTGTGGCCGATATCGGCAGTGGCAGCGGTGTGGCCGCCACGCATTGGCAACAACAAGGCGCACAAGTGTTGGCGCTGGACGTGGCCAGCGGCATGTTGCAGCACAGCCGCCATCTGGGCCGCGGTCATGCTTGGATTGGTGCCGATGCCCAAGCCCTGCCTTTGGCCGATGCCAGTGTGGACATCTGCTTTAGCAATCTGGCTTTGCAATGGTGCGCCAATCAAGCGCAGGCTTGGCGTGAAATCTTCCGTGTGCTCAAACCCGGCGGCACCGCACTGGTGAGCAGCCTTGCTGATGGCAGTATGCAGCCTTTGCGTGCGGCTTGGGCGGCGGCCGACCATCAGCCGCACAGCCACCATTTTGTGGCGCAAGCCGATTTGCAAACCGCCGTGGCCGCCTTGCCGTGGCAAAGCCTGCACAGCGAAGCCCACACCGAAACCCTGTATTTCCCCGACCTAAAAACCCTGTTGCAATCATTGCGCCAAGTGGGCGCCAACCATGTGGCCGCTCGCTCGCAAGGCCTCACCGGCAAACAAAAATGGCGCCTATTTGCCGAAGCCTATGCACAATATGGAGACGAGCAAGGGCGTTTGCCGCTGGATTATCGGGTGGTTTATTGGTGTGCGCGCAAGTAA
- a CDS encoding helix-turn-helix domain-containing protein — MPKLTPKNHQLTEHDFLKLAKTESHPRARTRLFILHQLQQGQTPEEIAPRFGLHPLTIHILRRKYWEFGIEQAIYDKQRPGRNSKLKPQDHQAFKQRIIEEQEKREGGRLTAEDIHTIAAQEFNTRVWHEKGKRPRIIRQQQFEYAYIFGAVCLRTGTTAALVMPSVNKEAMLLHLRQISKETPKAGMLWW; from the coding sequence ATGCCTAAACTGACCCCAAAAAACCACCAGCTCACCGAGCATGATTTTCTCAAACTCGCCAAAACAGAATCCCACCCACGGGCACGGACACGGTTGTTTATATTGCACCAACTGCAACAAGGTCAAACACCCGAAGAAATCGCCCCACGGTTTGGACTCCATCCGCTAACCATACACATATTACGGCGCAAATATTGGGAATTCGGTATTGAACAGGCCATTTACGACAAACAGCGACCCGGCCGCAACAGCAAACTAAAGCCGCAAGACCATCAAGCCTTCAAACAACGCATCATCGAAGAACAAGAAAAACGCGAAGGCGGCAGGCTCACCGCCGAAGACATCCATACCATTGCCGCCCAAGAATTCAATACTCGTGTATGGCACGAAAAGGGAAAAAGACCACGCATTATCCGCCAACAGCAGTTTGAATACGCCTATATCTTTGGTGCAGTGTGCTTGAGAACCGGAACAACAGCGGCTTTGGTGATGCCTAGTGTGAACAAAGAGGCGATGCTGCTGCATTTACGGCAAATATCGAAAGAAACCCCGAAGGCCGGCATGCTGTGGTGGTGA
- the guaA gene encoding glutamine-hydrolyzing GMP synthase — protein MTQDKILILDFGSQVTQLIARRVREAHVYSELHPYDMPIADIKAFAPKGIILSGGPNSVYDSDYQADPAILDLGVPILGICYGMQWMAHTLGGTVSPGDQREFGYARVETEDSTLTQEIYDDAPNQLDVWMSHGDKVTGLPEGFRRVGHTPSCPIAIMEHADKHLYGVQFHPEVTHTKQGSALIHRFVLDIAAAKPSWTMPNYIDEAVAKIRQQVGSDEVILGLSGGVDSSVAAALIHRAIGNQLTCVFVDHGLLRYKEAEMVMDMFARNLGVNVIHVDASGEFMRKLAGVTDPEQKRKIIGAEFVEVFQQEAGKRQNARWLAQGTIYPDVIESAGAKTNKAHAIKSHHNVGGLPETLNLSLLEPLRDLFKDEVRQLGVALGLPREMVYRHPFPGPGLGVRILGEVKREYADLLRRADHIFIEELRNTVDAEGVSWYDNTSQAFAVFLPVKSVGVMGDGRTYEYVVALRAVVTSDFMTAHWAELPYSLLGRVSNRIINEVRGINRVVYDVSGKPPATIEWE, from the coding sequence ATGACCCAAGACAAAATTCTGATTCTCGACTTCGGCTCACAAGTCACCCAGCTCATCGCCCGCCGCGTGCGCGAAGCGCATGTATACAGCGAGCTGCACCCCTACGATATGCCCATCGCCGACATCAAAGCCTTTGCCCCCAAAGGCATTATTCTTTCCGGCGGCCCCAATTCGGTTTACGATTCCGATTATCAAGCCGATCCGGCCATCTTGGACTTGGGCGTGCCGATATTGGGCATTTGCTACGGCATGCAATGGATGGCACACACCTTGGGCGGCACCGTTTCCCCCGGCGACCAGCGCGAATTCGGCTACGCCCGTGTAGAAACCGAAGACAGCACCCTCACCCAAGAGATTTACGACGACGCACCCAACCAACTCGATGTGTGGATGAGCCACGGCGACAAAGTCACCGGGCTGCCTGAAGGCTTTCGCCGCGTCGGCCACACCCCTTCCTGCCCCATCGCCATTATGGAACATGCCGACAAACACTTATACGGCGTGCAATTCCACCCCGAAGTGACCCACACCAAGCAAGGCAGCGCCTTAATTCACCGCTTTGTGCTCGACATCGCCGCCGCCAAGCCAAGCTGGACCATGCCCAACTACATCGACGAAGCCGTGGCCAAAATCCGCCAGCAAGTGGGCAGCGACGAAGTGATTTTGGGTTTGTCTGGCGGCGTGGATTCTTCCGTGGCCGCCGCCTTGATTCACCGCGCCATCGGCAACCAGCTCACCTGCGTGTTTGTTGACCACGGCCTGTTGCGCTACAAAGAAGCCGAAATGGTGATGGACATGTTTGCCCGCAACCTGGGCGTGAACGTGATTCATGTGGATGCTTCGGGCGAATTTATGCGCAAACTGGCCGGCGTTACCGACCCCGAACAAAAGCGCAAAATCATCGGCGCCGAATTTGTGGAAGTATTCCAGCAAGAAGCCGGCAAGCGCCAAAACGCCCGCTGGCTGGCGCAGGGCACCATCTACCCCGATGTAATCGAATCGGCCGGTGCCAAAACCAACAAAGCCCACGCCATCAAAAGCCACCACAACGTAGGCGGCCTGCCCGAAACCCTCAACCTCAGCCTGCTTGAGCCCTTGCGTGATTTGTTTAAAGACGAAGTACGCCAGCTGGGTGTGGCGCTGGGTCTGCCGCGCGAAATGGTATACCGCCACCCCTTCCCCGGCCCCGGCCTTGGCGTGCGCATTCTGGGCGAAGTCAAACGCGAATACGCCGACTTACTGCGTCGTGCCGACCACATCTTTATCGAAGAGCTGCGCAACACCGTGGATGCCGAAGGCGTATCGTGGTACGACAACACCAGCCAAGCCTTTGCCGTATTCCTGCCGGTAAAATCGGTGGGCGTAATGGGCGACGGGCGCACCTACGAATACGTGGTTGCCCTGCGCGCCGTGGTTACCAGCGACTTTATGACCGCCCACTGGGCCGAGTTGCCCTACAGCCTGCTCGGCCGCGTTTCCAACCGCATCATCAACGAAGTGCGCGGCATCAACCGCGTGGTTTATGATGTGTCCGGCAAGCCGCCAGCCACCATAGAATGGGAATGA
- a CDS encoding type II toxin-antitoxin system RelE/ParE family toxin has product MHIQFIETTLFSRDREKWLPENEFQAMEAHLLDNPEAGDLIIGTGGCRKLRWKRQGMGKSGGIRVIYYHIGQNGKIYLLLAYPKNKQENLSDAQKAALRAIINQLE; this is encoded by the coding sequence ATGCATATTCAATTTATTGAAACCACCTTATTCAGTCGTGACCGTGAAAAATGGCTGCCTGAAAACGAATTTCAGGCCATGGAAGCGCACTTGCTGGATAACCCGGAAGCGGGCGACTTAATCATCGGCACCGGCGGTTGCCGCAAACTGCGATGGAAGCGGCAAGGCATGGGTAAATCCGGCGGTATCCGTGTGATTTATTACCATATCGGCCAGAACGGCAAAATTTATTTACTGCTGGCCTACCCCAAAAACAAACAAGAAAACTTAAGCGATGCGCAAAAAGCCGCATTGCGTGCCATCATCAATCAATTGGAGTAA